One region of Eremothecium gossypii ATCC 10895 chromosome II, complete sequence genomic DNA includes:
- the SES1 gene encoding serine--tRNA ligase SES1 (Syntenic homolog of Saccharomyces cerevisiae YDR023W (SES1)), translating to MLDITLFIEEKGGNPDLIKKSQQARNAPVEIVDEIISDYKEWVKTRFQLDELNKAFNKVQKEIGQKFKNKEDASELLAQKERMTEEKKQLIEQEQEQDKALRDKVNRVGNIVHPSVVVSNDEANNELVRTWRPEGLSEVGTTASCTGQPAKLSHHEVLLRLDGYDPERGVKISGHRGYFFRNYGVFLNQALINYGLSFLAAKGYCPLQAPVMMNKEVMAKTAQLSQFDEELYKVMDGEDEKYLIATSEQPISAYHSGEWFEKPQEQLPIRYVGYSSCFRREAGAHGKDAWGVFRVHAFEKIEQFCITEPEKSWEEFDSMIANSEEFYQSLGIPYRIVGIVSGELNNAAAKKYDLEAWFPYQQEYKELVSCSNCTDYQSRNLEIRCGIKKMGDREKKYVHCLNSTLAATQRALCCLLENYQTEDGLVVPEVLRKYIPGEPEFIPYSKELPKNSTSNKRKN from the coding sequence ATGTTAGACATTACGCTGTTTATTGAGGAGAAAGGTGGTAACCCTGATCTAATTAAGAAGTCGCAGCAAGCTCGTAATGCTCCAGTGGAGATCGTGGATGAGATCATTTCGGACTACAAGGAGTGGGTCAAGACGAGATTCCAGTTGGATGAGCTAAACAAAGCCTTCAACAAGGTCCAGAAAGAGATTGGGCAGAAATTCAAGAACAAGGAGGATGCGTCGGAGTTGTTGGCACAGAAAGAGCGCATGACGGAGGAGAAAAAACAGCTTATCGAGCAAGAACAGGAACAAGACAAGGCATTGCGTGACAAAGTCAACCGGGTGGGCAACATTGTGCACCCATCTGTAGTTGTCTCGAATGATGAGGCCAACAATGAGTTGGTTCGCACTTGGAGGCCAGAGGGGCTATCTGAGGTCGGGACCACTGCGTCCTGCACCGGCCAGCCAGCCAAACTATCGCACCATGAAGTTTTGTTGAGGTTGGATGGGTATGACCCAGAGCGTGGTGTCAAGATCTCTGGTCACAGAGGCTACTTCTTCAGAAACTACGGTGTGTTTTTGAATCAGGCTTTGATAAACTACGGTCTAAGCTTCTTGGCCGCGAAGGGCTACTGCCCACTCCAGGCTCCTGTCATGATGAACAAGGAAGTCATGGCCAAGACCGCACAGCTCTCGCAGTTTGACGAGGAGTTGTACAAGGTCATGGACGGCGAAGATGAGAAGTATTTGATTGCGACCTCGGAACAGCCGATCTCTGCCTACCACTCGGGTGAGTGGTTTGAAAAGCCACAAGAGCAGCTACCTATCCGTTATGTAGGCTATTCTTCTTGCTTCCGCAGGGAGGCTGGTGCTCACGGTAAAGATGCATGGGGTGTGTTCAGAGTCCACGCTTTCGAAAAAATCGAGCAGTTCTGTATAACGGAGCCCGAAAAATCCTGGGAAGAGTTTGATTCGATGATTGCTAACTCAGAAGAATTCTACCAGTCGCTAGGTATTCCCTACCGTATTGTCGGCATTGTGTCTGGTGAGTTGAACAATGCTGCTGCTAAAAAGTACGATTTGGAAGCTTGGTTCCCATATCAGCAAGAGTATAAGGAATTGGTTTCTTGCTCTAACTGTACGGACTACCAATCTAGAAACCTAGAGATCAGATGTGGTATCAAGAAGATGGGAGACAGAGAGAAGAAGTACGTTCACTGTTTGAACTCCACCCTAGCTGCTACTCAAAGAGCTCTCTGCTGCCTACTAGAAAACTATCAAACAGAGGATGGTTTGGTTGTACCAGAGGTGCTAAGAAAATACATCCCAGGCGAACCTGAGTTCATTCCATACAGTAAGGAATTGCCTAAGAACTCTACTTCTAACAAACGTAAAAATTAG